In the genome of Thermodesulfobacteriota bacterium, the window TTGACCCGACAGTACCCGAAGATCGAAAAGGAGATTCGATCGGTCCTTGACGAACTCTTCAAAACGCAGCAATTCATCCTGGGCCCCCAGGTCGAGGCCTTCGAAAAGGCGATCGCAAGCTACTGTCACGTCCCATATGCAGTGGGCGTGGCCTCCGGGTCGGATGCCCTTCTGCTCTCGCTCATGGCGGTGGGCGTTGGGCCGGGGGACGAGGTGATCCTTCCTCCCTACACCTTCTTTGCCACCGCAGGTTCGGTCTCCCGGCTCGGGGCCACCCCGGTCTTCGTCGACATCGATCCAGAGACCTTCAACATCGACCCATCGAAGATCTCCGAAAAGATCACCCCGAGGACCAAGGCCATCCTTCCGGTCCATCTCTACGGCCAGTGTGCGGATATGGACCCGATCCTCGAACTGGCCCGGAAGAAGGGTCTCTTTGTGATCGAAGACGCGGCCCAGGCCCTCGGCGCGGAATATCTCCCCAGGCCCGATCTCCCTCCCCGAAGGGCGGGTTCCATGGGACATCTGGGCTGTTTCTCCTTCTACCCCACGAAGAACCTCGGGGCCTTCGGCGATGCCGGGATGGTCGTCACGGACGATCCAGGTCTGGCGGAGAAGGTGAAAATCCTGAGGGTTCATGGAAGCCACCCCAAATATTATCATCGGTGGATCGGAATCAACAGTCGTCTCGACACGATCCAAGCCGCCATTCTACTGGTGAAGTTCCATTACCTTGAACAATGGACCGAAGAGCGTCAGAAGAGGGCGGAACGTTATCGAGCCGGGCTTCAGGAGGTGGCCTCCCGCGTGGAGGGGTTTAGGCTACCCGCCATTCAATTTAAGAACCGGCACATCTTTCACCAATATGTGATTCGAGCCCCCTTGAGGGATGAGCTCAAAAAGTTCCTTTGGGAGCAGGGGATCGGAACGGACATCTACTATCCCCTTCCGCTCCATCTCCAAGAATGTTATGCTTCTTTAAACCATCGAAAGGGAGACTTTCCTGTCTCGGAGAGGGCCTCCGAAGAGACGTTGGCCCTCCCCATCTTTCCGGAACTCACCGAGGCGCAGCAGGAGAGGGTGGTGGAGGGAATCGTCACTTTCTACAGGAAGAAGGGGATGTGGACGGGATGAGAAGACGCTCCGATGCCAACTTGGAAGGCCTCATCGAGAAGATCCTCGAAAAAAGAGCGCTCGTCGGTGTCATCGGCCTCGGCTACGTGGGCCTGCCGCTGGCCGTCGAGTTCTGTGAGGTGGGGTTCCATGTCATGGGGTTCGACACCGACCCCCAAAAGGTCTCGGCCTTAAAAAAGGGGCAGAGCTATATCCGATCGGTCCCATCGACCCAGATCGCCTCCTACCGGAAGGAGGGCCTGTTCAACGCCACCGGAGATTTCGGCCGCCTTTCGGATCCCGATTGTCTCCTGATCTGCGTCCCGACCCCCCTCACGGAGAAGCGGGAACCCGACCTTCAATACATCGAAAAGACCACGGAGGCCATTCGAGCCTGTCTGCGAAAAGGGCAGCTTATCGTCCTGGAGAGCACCACCTATCCCGGGACGACCGAAGAGCTGCTCCTTCCGAGGCTGGAGTCGACCGGGCTCAGGGTCGGAAATGACTACTTCCTCGGATACTCCCCGGAGAGAGAAGATCCCGGGAACAAAAGCTTCACCACCTCCAAGATCCCTAAAGTCGTCTCGGGGGTCACCCCCTCCTGCAGAAAGGCGGTGGAAACTTTATATGGTCAGGTCATCGAGAAGATCGTTCCGGTCTCCTCCCCCCGTGTAGCGGAATTGACCAAGCTCCTCGAAAATATCTACCGAAGCGTGAACATTGCTTTGGTGAACGAGCTGAAGATGCTCACCGACCGGATGGGCATCGACATTTGGGAGGTGATCGAGGCCGCCAGCACCAAACCCTTCGGGTTCACCCCCTTCTACCCCGGACCTGGGATGGGAGGCCATTGCATCCCGATCGATCCTTTCTATCTCTCCTGGAAGGCCCAGGAGTACGATTTCGCCACTCGATTTATCCTGCTGGCGGGAGAGGTCAACGTCAGCGTGCCCTATTTCGTCGTCAATAAGATCCAGGATGCCCTCAACCAGCGGAAGAAGAGTCTGAAGGGGTCCAAGATCCTCATCCTCGGGGTGGCCTACAAGAGGGACGTCGACGATGCCAGGGAGTCGCCCGCGCTGGCCATCATGGATCTTCTGAGGAAAAAGGGGGCATCGCTCCTCTACCACGATCCCTACATCCCTGTCTTGCCCCCCTTCCGGAGGTATTCCTTCAACCTCCGTTCGGCCCCGCTGACCCGCTCCCTTCTCCAGCGCGTCGATGCGGTCGTCGTCATCACGGATCACACCTCGATCGACTATGAGTGGGTCGTCGCCCACGCGCCTCTGACGATCGATACCCGAAACGTCACCGGAGGTTTCAAACGGTGGCAGCACAAGATCGTCAAGGCCTAATCGGACCTGAACCGGCTTCGCCAATCGTAATAGAGAAAGAGCTGGGCGTAACCCGCATAGGGACCGAAATGTTCCCGGACGAAGACCTCCAGCTCCCTCGGGCCGACCTCCCTCCCCTTAAAATAGAACCTCTGAAGACCTTTTCTGATCCACGTATCGATGGGAAAGGCTTGGAGGAAGTCGAGGGAGTAGAGGAGGACGCAGTCGGCGATCTTCTTTCCCACCCCGGCGAGGCCCAGAAGCCTCTGCCTCGCCTCCTCGTAGGGAAGCCCTTTCAGTCGAAAGAGATCGGCCCGTTCAACGGTTTGACCGATCTTAAAGAGATAGGCCTTGCGGAACCCGGCCCTGACCTCATCAAGGGAGAGGGAGGCCCGGAGCCTCTCGGGGTCTGGAAACCCATACCCGACGAAGGACCCATAGGAGCCTTTCTCTCCGCAGGCCCTGCACAGGGACTCGATCAGGCAACGGATGTGGCCGATCCGTTTTGCCGAAGAGAGTAGGAAAGAGACCAGACATTCCCAAGGGTCCTGCCGGATCAGCCTCAACCCTGGATATCTTTTGATCGCCCCACGGATCAGGGGATCTACGTCGATCTCTTTCAGAAGGGATGGCCGGTCTTCATCAAGCCTAAAAAAATGGACGAGAAAGGACTCCTCGACGCCCTCGTAATAAAGGAGATCCCCCTTCTGCCGGATCGAAAAGATCTGGTCCGAAGCCTGGATCAAGTAGGCCTCCCCGTTCTTGACAAAACGGAAGAATTGGCCGCACTCCAGGCTATCTTTCAGGGAAAAATCCTCGACCCTGAGCCTTGAGGTCATGGCCGTCTTGAATGGGGAGGCCGGATGAGAGCGAGGGCATAGGCATCGAGATTGAAGTACTTTTGGGCGACCCGGTGGACCTCATCCCGGGTCACTCTCTGGATCTCCGCAGGATAGCGCAGGTGATGTTCGTACCCAAGGCCTAAGAGTTCATCGAGACCCATCCGGCTTGCAAAGGCGCCATTGGTCTGGAGCCCGATCTCAAAATTGCCGATGAGGTATCGCTTGGCCCGCTCCACTTCCTCTTCGCTCAGGCCCTCCTCTTTGATCTTCCTCAACTCCCGGAGGATGCTGGAGATGGCCGTCTCGACCTTATCGGGATGGGTTCCCAGATAGACGCAGAGATAACCAGGGTCGAGGTTGACATGGCTGACAAACGATAAGGAGTAAGCGAGGCTCTCCTTATCCCTCAGCTGGTAAAAGAGCCTCCCCCCCATCCCCGAAAGCGCTGCATCCAAGACGTCGAGGGCATAACGTTCCTTGCCCAGGAGGGTGCCGCCGTGAAAGCCGAGGATCAGATGGGCCTGTTTCGATTCCCTCACCATCTCGGACCTCCTGACCCCGACGAGCGGGGGTTCCTGGGGCACCTCAGGGGGCACAAAGGGGATCTTCGCAAGCCCCCCAAACTCCCTCTCAAGAAGGGCCACGGTCCGGTCGACATCGATATCGCCCACCACGGTGATGACCATATTCCCGGGGAGGGCCATCCTCCGGTAATAGGCCATCATATCATCCCGGGTGATCCTCTGAACCGATTCGATCGTCCCCATCTTGTCCAGGCGATAAGGATGTTTCTGGTAGAGGACCTTTCGGAAGAGCTTAAAGGCCATCCGATCGAGATCGTCCTCCTCCATGCGGATGGAGGCGAGGAGGGAGCGCCTTCTCTTCTCCATCTCGCCGGCGTCGAAGCTTGGCTGGCGGATCACCTCTCCGAGGAGGGAAAGGGCCTCCTCGAGATGTTGACTTAAAAAGGTGAACTGGAGCCCAAAACTGTTATACCCGGAGAATCCGCTCAGGCTCCCCGCCATCCTCTCGACCGTCTTTGCGATTTCGAGGCTTCCCCGTCTCTCCGTCCCCTTGGTGAGCATCACCGAGAGAAAGTGGTTTATCCCGTTGTTCGACTCTTCCTCGAACCGGACGCCGGCCAGAAACGTCAGGTAAACCGAGACGATCGGAAGATGTCGGTTCTCCATGAGGACGAGGCGGATCCCGTTTTGGAGGACGACCTTGGTCGGCTGGCCGGGTTTCTTCTCCTGGATCGAGGCCAAAGGTTCTTTTCTTCTTTCGACCAGGCCGGGGAGGTCCACCCCCTTCAAGGCCTCGGCCTTTTCTTCCGGCACCAAGAGACTGAGGCTCCATCGCGAGGGGACGAAATATCTCTTCGCGATCCTCTGAAGGTCTTCGCTCTGGAGAAAACGGAGGCGGCTCAGGTACTCCCTTTCGAAGGCGAGATTGCCGGTGTGGGCCTCGTAATAGCCCAATTTCCTCGCCTGGCCCTGGACGGTCTGGCGATCGTAGATGAGGCCGCTCTCCAAGTTGACTTTTATCCGGTAGAGCTCTTCAGCCGTCGCCCCTTCTTGGAGGAATCGCTCGATCTCCTTCAGGATCGCATCGACCGCCTTCTCCACCTTCTCGGCCTGAAGGGTCGCCCCGATGAGAAAGAGGCCAGGATCCTTAGGGGCATAGGCCGAGGCCGAAATGGAGTGGACCAGTCCCAATTCAAGCTTCACCTTCTGGACCAACCGGGAGGTCTCCCCGCCTCCGAGGAGCTGTTCGATCAGCTCCAATCCAGCCATATCCTCGTGGGTGAAGGAGGGGATGGGCACGGCCATCTGGAGATAGACCTCCTGAAATCTACCGTGCGTCAGCTTCACCCGGACCGCCTTCTGCTCAGGCTCCCTCGATCTGGATGGGAGGGGGGCCGAGGGGCGGCGGAAGGTCCCGAAGGCCTTCCGGACCCACCGTTCCATCTCGGCAGGGTCGAAATCGCCCACCGCGACCAGAAAGATCCGGTCGGGGGTATAAAATCGGTTGAAAAAGGCTACCATCTGTTCCCGGGTGATCGCCCTGATGGTCTTTTCGTATCCGATGATCGGCCTTCCATAGGGGTGATGTTCGAAGACAAGGGCCATCGTCTGTCGGAAGAGCCGCCTGCCGGGGTCGTCTTCTCCCATCCGAATCTCCTCGAGGATAACCTCCCTCTCTTTTTCGAGTTCCGAGGGATCGAAGACGGAATGCTGAATCGCATCGGCTAACACATCGAGGGCGGTCCCGGCATAGCGACTAGCGATGGTGATGTAATAGACCGTGTGGTCATAGGAGGTATAGGCATTGATCGAGCCGCCCAGAGATTCGATCTCCCTCGCCATCTCTCCGACCCCCCGGCGTTTCGTGCCCTTGAAGATCATGTGCTCGATGAAGTGGCACATGCCCGCCTCTTCCTCCCGCTCATCGGCACTGCCCACCCTCACCCAGAGTTGAAGGGAGACGACTGGGACGGTCCGGTTCTCTTGAAGGATCACCTTCAGCCCATTTTCAAGAAAGAACTGGCGGGGTAGCTCCTGGGCGTGGACCGCAGGGAGAAGTTGAAGGAGGACGAAAACCGTGATCGCAACGGAAAGGAGAAAACGTTTGGGCCTCATGGAAATCCCACCTCTCCAAAATTATAAACGAGTCAAATTGGAAAAGAAAAGGGCGAAGCGCCCCGCGCATCGCCCTTTTCGGGTGAAATGGTCTTATCTCCTCTCAACCCCCCAGGGCCTTTCTCCCCTCCTGGAAGGCTTTGAGGTTGAGCCCGTGAACTTTCGGGGGAAGATGTTCGAGAAGCTTCTTTTCCCATACCTCCAAGGGAATGTCGAAAAAGGTCGAGAAGGCTCCGAGGGTGACGATATTGACGGCCCTCGAATCCCCGCACTGGATGGCTAAGCTCAGACCGTCGACGACGAAGACATTTCCGTCGAAGAATTTTCGAAAGGTCCCGACCACATCCTCGGGATACTTCATCGTCCCCCGGGTGACGGCCGGTGGATAGGTCTCTTGGTTGTTGAGCAAGACCTTGCCCTCGTCCTTAAGCCAGTTGATATACCGCAGGCCCTCGAGAAGTTCGAAGGCGACCAGGAAGTCCACATCCCCATACTTGATCAGGGGCGAGTAGACCTTCTTCCCGAAACGGAAATGGGTCGTGACATCTCCCCCCCTCTGAGCCATTCCATGGACCTCGGCCTTCTTCACATCGTAGCCCGCTTCTTGAAAGACCGCGCAGAGGATATCGCTGGCCAGGATGGTCCCCTGCCCTCCCACACCCGACAGCAAAACGTTCGTCACTTTCCCTTCCATACTCCCCTCCTATGCCTGCCCCGGAACGATCGCTTCGAATTTGCAGATCTGATGGCAGACCCCGCAGCCTGGACACTGAAGCCTGTTGATTTGGACAATCCCCTTCCGTTTATGACCATCCTTCGTGAACGCCTGCTCCTCCGAGACCTCGTGCCAGCTGATGGCGGGGCAGCCGATCTCAAGGCACATCTTGCATCCCCTGCACTTCTCCACATCGATGGTATAGAAGGGATGTTCAAAGGTCCTCTTCTCCCTACGATGGAGCATGCAGGGCCCATTGACCGTAATGATCACCGAGGGGGCATCCCTTTCGACCTCCTCTTTGATGATCTCCATGGTCTCTTTGATGTTATAAGGATCGACCTTTCTGACGTGTTCGACCCCGAGGGCCCTGCAGAGGGCTTCATAGTCGACCATTGGGGCGGGCTCTCCTGTGATCGTATAGCCCGTGCCCGGGTGTTCCTGAAGCCCCGTCATGCCGGTGGCCCGGTTATCGAGGATGATGGTCGTCGAATTGCCTTTATTATAAACGATATCCAATAAGGGCGTGATGCCCGCATGCAAAAACGTGGAATCGCCCAATACCGCAACGGCCTTCCCGAGACCCTCTTTCCCCAAGACCTTTCCTGCGCCGAAGGCCTCTCCGACCCCGGCCCCCATGCAGATGGTCGTGTGAATCGCGTTGAGGGGGGGTGCAGCCGCGAGGGTATAGCACCCGATATCCCCGAAGACGAAGAGGTCGAGTTTCTTTAAGGCATAGAAGAGGGGGCGATGGGAGCAGCCCGAGCATAGATTCGGGGGCCGTCCAGGAAGCTCCTCGACCTTGATGCGCTCTTTGGGGGCTTTATACCGCTTCCCCTTCAAGGCCCTTTCGATGATATCCGGGGAGAGCTCAAAGATGCTCGGGATCACATCCTTGCCGTGGAAGATTTTGAACCCCATGGCCCGGATCTCCGTTTCGAGGAAGGGGTCGAGCTCCTCCACAATGATCACCTTCTTCACCTTTTTGAAGAAATCAGCGATCAGCTTCTTAGGGAGGGGCCAAACCATGCCCAATTTCAAATAGGAATACTCCGGAAAGACTTCTTTGGTGTAATTGTAGCAGACCCCGCTCGTGATCACCCCGATCTTCGGATCGTTGATCTCCATCACATTATAGGGGAAGGTGTCGGCAAAGGCCTCGAGCTTCTTCATCCGTTCCTCGACGAGCGGCCTTCTCTGCCGAACATAGATGGGCACCATCGTATACTTGGGCGCATCCTTCTTGTTCAGCTCAATCGGGATGGTCGATTCCTTGCGGTCTCCCAGCTTGACGATCGAGAAGGAGTGGGAGACCCTTGTCTCGCTTCGCAACAGAACCGGCGTGTCGAACTGCTCGCTTAGGTCGAAGGCAAGTTTCGTAAAGTCTTTGCATTCCTGAGAATCGGCCGGCTCGAGCATGGGCATCTTCCCAAATCTTGCCCAGTGGCGGCTATCCTGCTCGTTTTGGGAGCTGTGAGAGTAGGGATCGTCGGCGACGACGACGAGCAACCCGCCCTTGACCCCCGTATAGGAGAGGGTCATGAGGGGGTCTGAAGCCACGTTCAAACCCACATGCTTCATGGAGGCCATGGCCCTCGCGCCGGCAATAGATGCCCCACTTGCCACTTCGAGGGAGACCTTCTCGTTGACCGACCACTCTGCCCGGATGTCGTCCTTATATTGGGTTCCGATCACGAAGATGATTTCGCTGCTCGGTGTGCCAGGATAAGCACAAGCTACCTTAACCCCTGCCTCCCATGCTCCCCTTGCAATGGCATGGTTACCCTGTAAAACTTTTTCCATGACCCCCTCCTTAAATGTGATTCTTTTCTCAAATTAACGAATCAAGGATTCTTTGTCAAGGATTTAGTGAAAAAATTAACAAAGTTTTATTGCCCGGCCATCGAAACCTTTTTGAGGGCTAAATTGGCGGCTTGAGATTTGGGGAGGGCTCCTAAAAAAGCTTTATAACTTTCTATAGATTCCTGCTTTTTACCCATCTTTTCATAACACCTTGCGAGATGGAGGTGGGCAGTTGACCAAAGGGGGGTTTCTCCTGATTTGACAATCTCTGAGTAGGCATTTACGGCCTTCTCGTAATCCTTCTTGCCTTCGTAGGCGTACCCTATCCCCTCTAAGGCTAACATACGATAAATTTTATCTTTTTTAGCCTTTTTTAGGAAATTCTGATAGGCTGAAATGGCCTGATCATAATCCCCCATTCGGAGGTGGATCGTGCCCTTATAGAGCAGGGAGTACCTTCCTGCCGTAGTCCCGGGATAGGACCGGACCAAATCGTCGAAAAGGGAAAGGGGTTTTTTATAATCTTCCGGGTTCTCCTCACCGTAGGAGAGACTCGCCGTTTGGTAAGAATCGAGGGCTACATGATATTTCTGATTCGCCTCGTCCTCCTTCCTCTCCTGCCAGATACGGTAAAAAACAACCATGAGGATTATCAAGAGAAGGACGCCTCCGCTGAGAAGCAGCTTCTTGAGGTGCTGATTCAAAAAGAGATAAACGTCCGTTGCAAACGTCCTGAGCTCATCGGGTTCTTTCAATTTCTTCTTGACGATCCTCTTTTTCACCTTCATCGCATACTCCTCGATTCCTTCTAAGGCTCTCTGGACGCCCTCAACACCCTCTTATCCCCCAGGCGGAGCGTCAATTTGGTCTGATCGAAATATTCGATGAGGGGGATCACGAACTTCCTCGAGGCGCCCGCCATCTCTTTAAATTGGGGGGTCGTAATCTCCTTATGCTCTTTTAGAAATTGGACCAGGTTCTCTTTCAAATTTTCGAAGGGCTGGCGGTGAAAGTAGATCCCACTCCTGATCTTGACCAGGGTCCCTTCATGAGAGAGGCGCTCGAAGACCTCGAGGACCTCCTTCTCCTCCAAGGACCAAAGCTCGGCCAATTCCCTGGGCGATGGGGGCTGTAGCCCCCCTTTCAGAACCGCTCCCTCCACCCTCTGGACCAGCCCTCGGTCGTCTACAGCAGAGACCCGATGCCCGGCCAGTCGAATCTTATCCTTTTCGAGGGTGATCCTTTGGGTCCGGATCAGTTCATTCAGAAGGATCTGGAAGAGCCTGACATCCACGGTCGGCGGAAGTTTCGTCCTCAACTCTTCCTTCGCCAATCCGATCTTCATCGGAAATCGCTGGTGAAAGTCCTTCAACTGATCCAAAACCATCTTCTGAAGCCCCTGATAGTGTCGAAGATCGATGACCTTGAACTTCTCGGGATCGATCAGCAGGAGTTCTCCCCTGTCCACCAGGGTCTTCAGGAGCTCCTGAACCTTTCTTGGAGGTAGGGAGACCCGCTTCTGAAGGTCCTCCAGAGCAATCCCCCCTTCGCCCGCCCGTTCGAGGTAGAATCGGAGGACCTCTTCCGGCTGGCCATCCTTGAGGAGGGTGAAATCGGCGATCACGCTTCCAGAAAAACGTTTGTGCTTTTCGGGATGGTTGTCGAGGATGACCCCTCCTCCGCAGGTCTGAATGGCAGAGGAGCCCCGTATGACAAACCGGTCCTGAGGGAGGGCCACGATCGGCCGGTCCAACCTCAACTGGGCGAAGGTCGCCTCGCCCGGGGGCAGTTCCTCCCGGTCCATCAGGTAGATCGTAGCGGTCGCCAAATTCGTGCCGATATGGAATCGCAGGGTGGTCCGGTGCTTCAAAGGTTTGGTGGCGTTCGGGAGGTGCTCCAAGTAGACATCAACCGTCCGGGTGGTATCGAGGGTTTTGGGCCTCACCAGGACGTCTCCGCGGTTGATCTCGGAAGCCTCAAGCCCTTGGAGATTGATGGCCGCCCTCTGCCCCGCTTCTGCTTTCTCGGTGGGTTGGTTATGGACCTGGATCGTCCTGACCTTGGCCTCCTTGCCCAAAGGGAGGATTTCGACCGTCTCCCCAAGGAGAATATTGCCTGATACGACGGTGCCTGTGACAACGGTCCCGAACCCCTTCATGACGAAGACCCGATCGACCGGCAGCCTAAAAAGTCCATCCGCGGGCCGTTCTTCAACCCCCTTGGCCAGCTCATCGAGAACGGAGATGAGGAGGGGAAGCCCCTCCCCTGTGACGGAGGATACGGGAAGGATGGGCGCGCCTTCCAGGAAGGTCCCTTTTACCACATCCGAAATCTCCTCCCTCACGATCTCCATCAACTCAGGGTCGACCAGATCGATCTTCGAGAGAACGATCAGGCCCTTTTTAACCCTTAAGAGCCGACAGATGTCGAGGTGTTCTCGGGTCTGGGGCATCACCCCTTCGTCTGCGGCGATGACCAACGCCACCAGATCGATTCCCCAGGCCCCTGCCACCATATGCTTGACGAATCGCTCGTGCCCAGGGACATCGATGATCCCGAGACGAATCCCGCTGGGCAGGTCGAGGAAGGTGAACCCCAATTCAATGGTGATCCCCCTCTCCTTTTCTTCCTTCAGCCGGTCGGTATCCACACCGGTGAGGGCCTTCACCAGCGAGGTCTTACCATGGTCTATGTGTCCTGCCGTTCCGAGGATGACGTGCTTCATGATCTTCTCGATACGGTCTCACCCCTCTTGTCACGATAACAAAAACTCCATCCGTCTTTCAACCCTGGTCTTCTTCGACCCTGCCGATCCCACCCCCTTAAACATCATAATAGGGCCTCGGTCTTTTTAGCATCTCAAGGGGAGGGTTCCATTTCATCACGGTAAAGAGAGCCTTTCTGAGGCGAGGGGCGTTCGACCGCTTGAAAATCTGGGCACCGGAGTCGGTCCCCTTAGCTCGACCAGTAAAATCAAGCCTCGGAGAGGAGGCCCTTTAAATTGTTTAATTCCTGTGGATAAGTTTGGCCCATGGCAAAATTTTCTCCCGATTTTTTAAGGGTAAAAATGGGATAAAGTTTGGGGTCTAATTATATTGCTTTAATTTTCAATAAGTTATAAATTACCCTGTCCCCGAAGAGGTTTTATGGACCATGGGCAAAACGGCTCCCCACCTCCTTTTCCCAATGTTAATAACATGTTAAAAACCTTTGGGTCCCATTCCCGTCCATGTCAATAAAAAAGGGGAGGTGAGACTCCCCTTTCATATTTCCCGAGCGCTCCAACTCATCATTTGACCGCTTTTCTAAGGATGTTTCCGGGTTTAAACTTTGGAACCTTTACCGCGGGGATTTTGATCTCCTTCCCGGTCTGTGGGTTCCTCCCCAGTCTCGCCTTCCTTTTGGTCACTGAAAAGGTCCCGAATCCGGGCAGGGAAAGCCGGTCTCCTTTTTTGAGAAGTTTGGTCAGGACCGCGGTCGAGGCGTTGATCACCTTTTCAGCGGTTGCCTTCGAAACGTTTGCCTCTTTCCCGACTGCAGCGATGAAATCTGCCTTGGTCAACTCGATCACCTCCTCCTCTTAAAATGGTAGGGCTCTGGTTTCAACCAAAACGCCCTCAACATAAACCATCTCTTTTCAAAAAGTCAAGCGAACTGCCCCGACTTCCCTGGGTCATTGCTCCTCGCAGAGATAGGCTTCGAGGCGATCCGGGTCCATCTCCAGAAAGGAGAAGATCTTTCGCTCGACCGCAAAGGTGGCCTCTTTCAGGGCATCCAGGAGCTCAATGGCCCTTTCGTTCATCCCATAGCGACCCTTCAGATCCTCGAACCTCTCTTCAAGGGAGACGATCTGATCGTGCCGGACCCTTTTGTCGGCATAATTGACCACCTCCTCCTCCGAGACCCGGTAGGGATCCATGGGTTTGGAGAGGTGGATGTGCGCGGCCACCACCTCCCCCAACCGATGGTATCCCATCTCCTTCAGGACCCTTGAACCCGTCAGGGCATGATCCTCTTTCGTCCGAAGACACTCCGTCTTGGTGAGGTCATGGAGCAGGGCCGCGGCCTCCACCAAGGAGAGGTCGAGCCTCTGCCCCTTGCGATTCAGCCGGACGGAAAGGAAAAGGGCGACCCGGGCCACGACAAGGCTGTGATCGAAGATGTTTCCCAGCATCCCCCTCTCGACCATTAATCTCAGGCAGTCCTCTCTGGTCGGGATCATCCTATCTCCTCCAAAAGACCTTCTCCTGAAGGGGTGCCCTTTCTCCTTTCCCTCCCTTCTTGCTCGAAGGGTGTCCCAGGGCGATGACGGCCATCAGTTCCCAATCGTTGCACGCCCCGAGGACCTCCCCGACCCGCTCTTTATTTTTCAGGATCTCGCCGAGCCAGACCCCTCCCAGGCCGAGGGCATGAATGGCCAATAGCATGTTCTGGATGCACGCGCCGACGGCCAGAACGTCTTTGGTCCGGTCATAAACCTGCCCATGATCCAGAAAGACGGCGATCAAGATCGGCGCCGCCCGCAGGACAGAACCATAATGGGTGAGCGAGGCGAGGGAGGCCCTCACCGATGGCTCCCGGATGACGGCAAACCTCCAGGGTTGGTTATTCTTTCCCGATGGGGCCCATCTCCCCGCTTCGAGGATCTGGTCGAC includes:
- the iorA gene encoding indolepyruvate ferredoxin oxidoreductase subunit alpha — encoded protein: MEKVLQGNHAIARGAWEAGVKVACAYPGTPSSEIIFVIGTQYKDDIRAEWSVNEKVSLEVASGASIAGARAMASMKHVGLNVASDPLMTLSYTGVKGGLLVVVADDPYSHSSQNEQDSRHWARFGKMPMLEPADSQECKDFTKLAFDLSEQFDTPVLLRSETRVSHSFSIVKLGDRKESTIPIELNKKDAPKYTMVPIYVRQRRPLVEERMKKLEAFADTFPYNVMEINDPKIGVITSGVCYNYTKEVFPEYSYLKLGMVWPLPKKLIADFFKKVKKVIIVEELDPFLETEIRAMGFKIFHGKDVIPSIFELSPDIIERALKGKRYKAPKERIKVEELPGRPPNLCSGCSHRPLFYALKKLDLFVFGDIGCYTLAAAPPLNAIHTTICMGAGVGEAFGAGKVLGKEGLGKAVAVLGDSTFLHAGITPLLDIVYNKGNSTTIILDNRATGMTGLQEHPGTGYTITGEPAPMVDYEALCRALGVEHVRKVDPYNIKETMEIIKEEVERDAPSVIITVNGPCMLHRREKRTFEHPFYTIDVEKCRGCKMCLEIGCPAISWHEVSEEQAFTKDGHKRKGIVQINRLQCPGCGVCHQICKFEAIVPGQA
- a CDS encoding tetratricopeptide repeat protein, yielding MKVKKRIVKKKLKEPDELRTFATDVYLFLNQHLKKLLLSGGVLLLIILMVVFYRIWQERKEDEANQKYHVALDSYQTASLSYGEENPEDYKKPLSLFDDLVRSYPGTTAGRYSLLYKGTIHLRMGDYDQAISAYQNFLKKAKKDKIYRMLALEGIGYAYEGKKDYEKAVNAYSEIVKSGETPLWSTAHLHLARCYEKMGKKQESIESYKAFLGALPKSQAANLALKKVSMAGQ
- the selB gene encoding selenocysteine-specific translation elongation factor produces the protein MKHVILGTAGHIDHGKTSLVKALTGVDTDRLKEEKERGITIELGFTFLDLPSGIRLGIIDVPGHERFVKHMVAGAWGIDLVALVIAADEGVMPQTREHLDICRLLRVKKGLIVLSKIDLVDPELMEIVREEISDVVKGTFLEGAPILPVSSVTGEGLPLLISVLDELAKGVEERPADGLFRLPVDRVFVMKGFGTVVTGTVVSGNILLGETVEILPLGKEAKVRTIQVHNQPTEKAEAGQRAAINLQGLEASEINRGDVLVRPKTLDTTRTVDVYLEHLPNATKPLKHRTTLRFHIGTNLATATIYLMDREELPPGEATFAQLRLDRPIVALPQDRFVIRGSSAIQTCGGGVILDNHPEKHKRFSGSVIADFTLLKDGQPEEVLRFYLERAGEGGIALEDLQKRVSLPPRKVQELLKTLVDRGELLLIDPEKFKVIDLRHYQGLQKMVLDQLKDFHQRFPMKIGLAKEELRTKLPPTVDVRLFQILLNELIRTQRITLEKDKIRLAGHRVSAVDDRGLVQRVEGAVLKGGLQPPSPRELAELWSLEEKEVLEVFERLSHEGTLVKIRSGIYFHRQPFENLKENLVQFLKEHKEITTPQFKEMAGASRKFVIPLIEYFDQTKLTLRLGDKRVLRASREP
- a CDS encoding HU family DNA-binding protein, with the translated sequence MTKADFIAAVGKEANVSKATAEKVINASTAVLTKLLKKGDRLSLPGFGTFSVTKRKARLGRNPQTGKEIKIPAVKVPKFKPGNILRKAVK
- a CDS encoding HDIG domain-containing protein; translation: MIPTREDCLRLMVERGMLGNIFDHSLVVARVALFLSVRLNRKGQRLDLSLVEAAALLHDLTKTECLRTKEDHALTGSRVLKEMGYHRLGEVVAAHIHLSKPMDPYRVSEEEVVNYADKRVRHDQIVSLEERFEDLKGRYGMNERAIELLDALKEATFAVERKIFSFLEMDPDRLEAYLCEEQ
- a CDS encoding nitroreductase family protein, whose protein sequence is MNRIKMDDHPVLAAIRHRRSVRHFTQEPISDEVVDQILEAGRWAPSGKNNQPWRFAVIREPSVRASLASLTHYGSVLRAAPILIAVFLDHGQVYDRTKDVLAVGACIQNMLLAIHALGLGGVWLGEILKNKERVGEVLGACNDWELMAVIALGHPSSKKGGKGERAPLQEKVFWRR